The Sphingomonas sanxanigenens DSM 19645 = NX02 genome includes a region encoding these proteins:
- a CDS encoding VOC family protein, protein MKYLHTMIRVTDPDATVRFFELLGLREVRRFDNEKGRFTLIFLAAPGNEDAQVELTHNWDPEDYDGGRNFGHLAYQVENIYETCQRLMDAGVTINRPPRDGHMAFVRTPDNISIELLQDGHLAPAEPWASMPNTGVW, encoded by the coding sequence ATGAAATATCTCCACACCATGATCCGGGTCACCGATCCCGACGCCACCGTTCGCTTCTTCGAGCTGCTCGGGCTCAGGGAAGTGCGTCGCTTCGACAATGAGAAGGGCCGCTTCACGCTCATCTTCCTCGCCGCCCCCGGCAATGAGGATGCGCAGGTGGAGCTGACCCACAACTGGGATCCGGAAGACTATGATGGCGGCCGCAACTTCGGCCACCTCGCCTATCAGGTCGAGAATATCTACGAGACCTGTCAGCGGCTGATGGATGCCGGCGTGACGATCAACCGCCCGCCGCGCGACGGCCACATGGCGTTCGTGCGCACCCCCGACAATATCTCGATCGAATTGCTGCAGGACGGGCATCTGGCCCCGGCCGAGCCCTGGGCGTCGATGCCGAACACGGGCGTCTGGTAA
- a CDS encoding aldose 1-epimerase family protein — protein sequence MIGDEVRIASAALSATIAPLGAELQTLGDADGRDLLWNGDPAYWTGRAPLLFPFVGRLGGDAYRLDGQSHALGQHGFARRRSFALVEQAPAHVLFRLTDDEETRLLYPFAFELDAEYRIDGATLAMTITARNTGDRPLPASFGYHPAFRWPLPYGAAREDHRILFEKDEPAPLRVLAGGLVSPERVPSPVEGRSLPLNDALFARDAMIWDRLESRQLLYGAENGPQLDIAFPDTPWLGIWTKPGAGYVCIEPWAGIADPEGFEGEIWEKPGIVAIEPGGERRFRMIVTLTGI from the coding sequence ATGATCGGCGACGAGGTCCGCATCGCCTCCGCGGCGCTCTCGGCGACGATCGCGCCGCTGGGGGCGGAATTGCAGACCCTGGGTGACGCCGATGGGCGCGACCTGCTGTGGAACGGCGATCCGGCGTATTGGACGGGCAGGGCGCCCTTGCTCTTCCCGTTCGTCGGTCGCCTCGGCGGCGATGCCTATCGGCTGGACGGGCAGAGCCATGCGCTCGGCCAGCACGGCTTCGCGCGGCGGCGCAGCTTCGCGCTGGTCGAACAGGCGCCGGCGCACGTGCTGTTCCGGCTGACCGACGATGAAGAGACTCGCCTGCTCTATCCGTTCGCGTTCGAGCTCGACGCCGAGTACCGCATCGACGGCGCGACGCTGGCGATGACGATCACCGCGCGCAACACCGGCGATCGGCCGCTGCCCGCGAGCTTCGGCTATCACCCGGCGTTCCGCTGGCCGCTGCCCTATGGCGCGGCGCGCGAGGATCATCGCATCCTGTTCGAGAAGGACGAGCCGGCACCGCTGCGCGTGCTTGCCGGCGGCCTCGTCTCGCCCGAGCGGGTGCCGAGCCCGGTCGAGGGCCGCAGCCTGCCCCTGAACGATGCGCTGTTCGCGCGCGACGCGATGATCTGGGACCGGCTGGAGAGCCGCCAGCTTCTATATGGTGCCGAGAATGGTCCGCAGCTCGACATCGCCTTCCCCGACACGCCGTGGCTGGGGATCTGGACCAAGCCCGGCGCGGGCTATGTCTGCATCGAGCCCTGGGCCGGCATCGCCGACCCGGAAGGCTTCGAGGGCGAGATCTGGGAGAAGCCCGGTATCGTCGCGATCGAACCGGGCGGCGAACGCCGCTTCCGGATGATCGTGACGCTGACAGGGATCTGA
- the pheT gene encoding phenylalanine--tRNA ligase subunit beta, producing the protein MKFTLSWLKDHLETDADADAVAEALTRIGLEVEGVENPARALAPFRIARVLTAERHPQADKLQVLSVDAGDGPLQVVCGAPNARAGLVGVFGAPGAYVPGSGITLKVAAIRGVESNGMMCSVRELELGDEHDGIIELPADAPVGSVYAEWAGLDDPVFDVSITPNRQDCMGVRGIARDLAAAGFGTLRPLAVPTVAGEGPGPEIRIEDAEGVPAYFGQTVSGVANGAAPDWMAKRLKAIGQRPISALVDITNYVMFDLGRPLHVYDRAKLSGALVARRAVEGETALALNGKTYALDPSIVVIADDAHVHDIGGIMGGEDSGVSETTTDVVIECAFFDPERIARAGQKLALTSDARTRFERGVDPAFLEDGIAIAAQLVLDICGGTASTVTRAGTPPVETKTVAYDPGHAARLGGVDVDPAAQKAILERLGFGVVEGSPWQIDVPTWRRDVDGAADIVEEVVRITGLDAVPSTPLPRTPGVARPTATPDQLIERRVRRAAAARGLNEAVTWSFLSEAEAAAFGGGAWTLANPISEDLKVMRPSLLPGLLAAAARNANRGQTGIRLFEVGRRYLADAERPTVALLLAGERAPRGWQAGKAQRFDAFDAKAEALALLAAAGAPVENLQVMGEAGGVYHPGQSGTLRLGPKTVLAAFGTLHPTTLKAFDLDGPVAAAEIYLDAIPAKRGATGRMRPAYAPPALQPVTRDFAFLLPRDTPAEALVRAVRGADKAVIVSARLFDLFEGQGVPEGEKSIAVEVVLQPGEKSFTDEQLKAVSDRIVAAAAKAGAKLRA; encoded by the coding sequence ATGAAGTTCACGCTGAGCTGGTTGAAGGACCATCTGGAGACCGACGCCGATGCCGACGCCGTCGCCGAGGCGCTGACCCGCATCGGCCTCGAGGTGGAGGGCGTCGAGAACCCCGCCAGGGCGCTCGCTCCCTTCCGCATCGCCCGCGTGCTGACCGCCGAGCGGCATCCGCAGGCGGACAAGCTGCAGGTGCTCTCGGTCGACGCAGGGGACGGCCCGCTGCAGGTCGTCTGCGGCGCGCCCAATGCGCGCGCCGGCCTCGTCGGCGTGTTCGGCGCGCCGGGCGCCTATGTGCCGGGCAGCGGCATCACCTTGAAGGTGGCGGCGATCCGCGGCGTCGAATCGAACGGCATGATGTGTTCGGTGCGCGAGCTGGAACTCGGCGACGAGCATGACGGCATCATCGAGCTGCCGGCGGATGCGCCGGTGGGCAGCGTCTATGCCGAATGGGCCGGGCTCGACGATCCGGTGTTCGACGTGTCGATCACCCCCAACCGGCAGGATTGCATGGGCGTGCGCGGCATCGCGCGCGATCTCGCGGCGGCGGGCTTCGGCACGCTCAGGCCGCTCGCCGTGCCGACGGTCGCGGGTGAAGGGCCCGGCCCCGAGATCCGCATCGAGGATGCGGAGGGCGTGCCCGCCTATTTCGGCCAGACCGTCTCGGGCGTCGCCAATGGCGCCGCGCCGGACTGGATGGCGAAGCGGCTGAAGGCGATCGGCCAGCGGCCGATCAGCGCGCTCGTCGACATCACCAACTATGTGATGTTCGATCTCGGGCGCCCGCTGCACGTCTATGACCGCGCCAAGCTGTCGGGTGCGCTCGTCGCCCGCCGCGCGGTCGAGGGCGAGACCGCGCTGGCATTGAACGGCAAAACCTACGCGCTCGATCCCTCGATCGTCGTCATCGCCGACGATGCGCATGTCCACGACATCGGCGGCATCATGGGCGGCGAGGATTCGGGCGTCTCCGAAACCACCACCGACGTGGTGATCGAATGCGCCTTCTTCGATCCGGAGCGGATCGCCCGCGCTGGCCAGAAGCTGGCGCTGACCAGCGATGCGCGCACCCGCTTCGAGCGCGGCGTCGATCCTGCCTTCCTCGAGGATGGCATCGCGATCGCGGCGCAGCTCGTGCTCGACATCTGCGGCGGTACCGCCAGCACCGTCACCCGCGCCGGCACCCCGCCGGTCGAGACGAAGACGGTGGCCTATGATCCGGGCCATGCCGCGCGGCTGGGCGGCGTCGACGTCGATCCCGCCGCGCAGAAGGCGATCCTCGAACGGCTGGGCTTCGGCGTGGTCGAGGGTTCGCCGTGGCAGATCGATGTCCCGACCTGGCGCCGCGACGTCGATGGCGCCGCCGACATCGTCGAGGAGGTCGTGCGCATCACCGGGCTCGACGCGGTGCCCTCGACGCCGCTGCCGCGCACGCCCGGCGTCGCGCGGCCGACGGCGACCCCCGACCAGCTGATCGAGCGCCGCGTGCGCCGCGCAGCGGCGGCGCGCGGGCTCAACGAGGCGGTGACGTGGAGCTTCCTGTCGGAAGCCGAGGCTGCCGCCTTCGGCGGCGGCGCGTGGACGCTCGCCAATCCGATCAGCGAGGATCTGAAGGTGATGCGGCCGTCGCTGCTGCCGGGGCTGCTCGCCGCCGCGGCGCGCAACGCCAATCGCGGCCAGACCGGCATCCGCCTGTTCGAGGTCGGCCGCCGCTATCTGGCGGACGCGGAGCGGCCGACGGTGGCGCTGCTGCTCGCGGGCGAGCGTGCCCCGCGCGGCTGGCAGGCCGGCAAGGCGCAGCGCTTCGACGCGTTCGATGCCAAGGCGGAGGCGCTGGCCTTGCTTGCCGCCGCCGGCGCGCCGGTCGAGAACCTGCAGGTGATGGGCGAGGCCGGCGGGGTCTATCATCCCGGCCAGTCGGGCACGTTGCGGCTCGGGCCGAAGACCGTGCTCGCCGCGTTCGGCACCTTGCACCCGACCACCTTGAAGGCGTTCGACCTCGACGGTCCCGTCGCGGCGGCCGAGATCTATCTCGACGCGATCCCGGCGAAGCGCGGCGCCACCGGCCGGATGCGCCCGGCCTATGCGCCGCCGGCGCTGCAGCCGGTGACGCGCGATTTCGCCTTCCTGCTGCCGCGCGACACGCCGGCCGAAGCGCTGGTCCGCGCGGTGCGCGGCGCCGACAAGGCGGTGATCGTCTCGGCCCGCCTGTTCGACCTGTTCGAAGGGCAGGGCGTGCCGGAGGGCGAGAAATCGATCGCGGTCGAGGTCGTGCTCCAGCCCGGCGAAAAGAGCTTCACCGACGAGCAGCTCAAGGCGGTGTCCGACCGGATCGTCGCCGCGGCGGCGAAGGCGGGCGCGAAGCTGCGGGCATGA
- the pheS gene encoding phenylalanine--tRNA ligase subunit alpha: MSDLDTLKSDLLAEIDAAGTPDAIEAVRVKALGKASPIAALMKTLGGMSPEERQLQAPRIQGLRTAVGDAIAARKDALEAAALDARLASETIDLTLPAPETPQGSVHPVSQVMDELAEIFADLGFAVATGPEIEDDWHNFTALNIPESHPARAMHDTFYFPETEEGARKMLLRTHTSPVQIRTMTKTPPPIRIIAPGRTYRSDSDATHTPMFHQVEGLVIDRGIHMGHLKWTLETFVRAYFERDDIVLRMRPSYFPFTEPSAEVDVGYTLEKGRRVIGGARPDGWMEILGSGMVHPRVIAACGLDPDEWQGFAFGCGIDRLAMLKYGMDDLRAFFDGDLRWLKHYGFAALDVPTLSGGVGA; encoded by the coding sequence ATGAGCGACCTCGACACTTTGAAATCCGATCTGCTCGCCGAGATCGACGCCGCGGGCACGCCCGACGCGATCGAGGCGGTCCGCGTCAAGGCGCTGGGCAAGGCCAGCCCGATCGCCGCGCTGATGAAGACGCTGGGCGGCATGTCCCCCGAGGAGCGGCAGCTGCAGGCGCCGCGCATCCAGGGGCTGCGCACCGCCGTCGGCGACGCGATCGCCGCGCGCAAGGACGCGCTGGAGGCCGCCGCGCTCGACGCGCGCCTCGCATCCGAGACGATCGACCTGACCTTGCCCGCGCCCGAGACGCCGCAGGGCTCGGTCCACCCGGTCAGCCAGGTGATGGACGAGCTGGCGGAGATCTTCGCCGATCTCGGCTTCGCGGTCGCCACCGGCCCCGAAATCGAGGACGACTGGCACAATTTCACCGCGCTCAACATTCCGGAAAGCCATCCGGCGCGCGCGATGCACGACACCTTCTATTTCCCGGAGACGGAGGAGGGCGCGCGCAAGATGCTGCTGCGCACCCACACCTCGCCGGTGCAGATCCGGACGATGACGAAGACGCCGCCGCCGATCCGGATCATCGCGCCGGGCCGCACCTATCGTTCGGATTCGGATGCGACGCACACGCCGATGTTCCACCAGGTCGAAGGTCTGGTGATCGATCGCGGCATCCATATGGGCCATCTGAAGTGGACGCTGGAGACCTTCGTCCGCGCCTATTTCGAGCGTGACGACATCGTGCTGCGCATGCGGCCGAGCTATTTCCCCTTCACCGAGCCCTCGGCGGAGGTCGATGTCGGCTACACGCTGGAAAAGGGCCGCCGCGTGATCGGCGGCGCCAGGCCGGACGGCTGGATGGAGATCCTGGGGTCCGGCATGGTCCACCCCAGGGTGATCGCCGCCTGCGGCCTAGATCCGGACGAATGGCAGGGTTTCGCCTTCGGCTGCGGCATCGATCGGCTGGCGATGCTCAAATATGGCATGGACGATCTGCGCGCCTTCTTCGACGGCGACCTGCGCTGGCTGAAGCATTATGGCTTCGCCGCGCTCGACGTGCCCACGCTGTCCGGAGGAGTCGGCGCATGA